CGAGTAGGCGCCCTGCACGCGCTGCAGGGCCTCGGCCACGCGGTCTTCGGTCTCGGCCGCGCGCGAGCGGGCGATGAGGTGCACCAGCACCTCGGTGTCGCTGTCGGACGAGAAGATGCTGCCCTCGGCCTCGAGCTCGGCGCGCAGCTCGAGCCCGTTGGTGAGGTTGCCGTTGTGGGCCACGGCGATGGAGCCGTGCGCGCAGTCCACCGCGATGGGCTGCGCGTTCTTGATGTGGCTGCCGCCGGCCGTGCTGTAGCGCACATGGCCGATGCCGCGGTTGCCGGGCAGCCGCTCGATGACCGGGTTGGTGAAGACGTCCTGCACTAGGCCCATGCCGCGGTGCGCGAAGAGCTGCGCCCCGTTGCTGGTGACGATGCCCGCCGCCTCTTGCCCGCGGTGCTGCAGCGAGTGCAGACCCAGGTAGGTCAGGTTCGCCGCCTCTTCCGCGCCGAAAACGCCGAAAACGCCACATTGGTCATGGAAATGATCGTCGTCGTCTTCGTGCGCCACGCGCGCTTCATAACGCCGCTGGGGCCTCAAGTCCATGGTATGCCCGGAAGCGTGTCTCGCCGGCCCCTCGCCTTTGCGCCCGCTGCCTTGATTCTGCTGGGGATCTTCGCCTCGCCCGCGCGCGCTCATTTGGGCAGCACCAAATACCTACATGTGGAGCCCGCTGCCGATGGGCGCTCCGTAGCTGTGCGTGTGTCCCTCGAGACGGTGGACGCCGCCATGCAGCTGGGCCTCGGCGAGGAGGCTCCGGCCGCAGCCGTGCTGGCCCGCGCGAGCGACCTGCAGGCCTGGCTCGTGGCCGGCATCACCGTGCGGGGGGCAGCGCCCTGCGTGGGCCGCGCCGAGGCCCCGCAAGAGGAGCTGCGCGACGCCCGCTCCTTCATCCGGGTGCAGCTGCGCTTCGAGTGCGAGGGCGCCGCGGGAGAGCCGCTCACGCTGCGCGACGACACGGTCTTCCCGGACGATCGCCAGCACGAGGCGTTGGTGTACCTGGAGGGCCGCGCCGAGGGGGCCGCCGTGCTGCGCACCGGGCAGCGCGAGCTGGCGCTCGGAGGGCCGCCACGCACGCCCAGCGACCTGGCGCTCACGTTCGTGTGGGAGGGCATGCTGCACTTCGCCCTGGGCTACGACCACGTGCTGTTCCTGCTGTCGCTGCTGCTCGGCGTGGGGCTGGGCGTGGGCGCGCGGCCGCCGTTCCGCAACGTTCTGCGCGACCTCGCCTGGTTGGTCACGGCGTTCACGCTGGGCCACAGCGTGACCCTGGCGCTGGCCGCGCTCGAGATCGTGGTGCTGCCCTCGCAACCGGTGGAGATCGCCATCGCCGCGTCCATCGTGGCCGTGGCGCTGCACACGTGCTTCGTGCCGCGCGGTCGGCGCGTGCTGCCCTATGTGGCTGGCGTTTTCGGGCTCATCCACGGCTTCGGCTTCAGCTCCGTGCTGCGCGAGCTGGGCCTGCCCGCCGAGGACACCGTGCTGGCGCTCGTCTCGTTCAACGTGGGCATCGAGCTGGCTCAGCTGGCCTTCGTGGCGCTGGCCATCGGGCCCCTGTTGGCCGCGGCCAAGCAGCCGGTGGCCTACGAGCGCTGGCTGGTGCGGGGTGGGTCGCTCGCGATAGCCGCGATGGCCAGCTTCTGGGTGGTCGAGCGCGTGCTCGGCGGTTGACGCTGCACGTGGGTCCACGTGGGAGAGAACGGCGCGCGCCTGCTGCTACGGCCGAGCAGGCGCACGTGTTCGGGCGCCCGAGCTAGTTCAGGGCTCCCCAGACGATGACCGCGACGGTGAACACCAGGATGCCGATCAGCGGCACGGCCGGGCTCATCTGGTTCCCCGAGTTGGCGTCCGGGAGCGGGGCCGCATACGGGTCGACCGGCCGCTGTGGAAGCGCATCGCTCGGGGCGGGCTCTGGGCTGGGAGCGGCCTCGGTGGACGGACGGGACGCGGAGGCATTGGACTTGGACATGACAACCTCGTGCAGCGCAGCGCGACGGCTGCGCGCGAAGACGGAACATCAGTGCTGCGCGCAGCCCACCACGGGCGCGCGCTCGCGATCAGCGGCTCGCGGCAAGCCGGGCTCGAGAGCCTCGGGTCAGCAGGGCTGGGGCGCTGACGCAGCCTCGACGCCGCCCGCCCGCCGGCCTGGCAGTGTGCGGAAGATCTCGCGGCGAACGTCCACCGTCCGCTCCGCGCTGCGGCTCATGCGCGACGCGCTGCGGGTGTCGTGCGGGCAGCCCACCGGGGCGACCCGGCCCGCGACATGTGCCCAGCTGCCCACCAGCGCCACACAGCGGCCCGCCCGGCGC
Above is a genomic segment from Sandaracinaceae bacterium containing:
- a CDS encoding HupE/UreJ family protein — encoded protein: MSRRPLAFAPAALILLGIFASPARAHLGSTKYLHVEPAADGRSVAVRVSLETVDAAMQLGLGEEAPAAAVLARASDLQAWLVAGITVRGAAPCVGRAEAPQEELRDARSFIRVQLRFECEGAAGEPLTLRDDTVFPDDRQHEALVYLEGRAEGAAVLRTGQRELALGGPPRTPSDLALTFVWEGMLHFALGYDHVLFLLSLLLGVGLGVGARPPFRNVLRDLAWLVTAFTLGHSVTLALAALEIVVLPSQPVEIAIAASIVAVALHTCFVPRGRRVLPYVAGVFGLIHGFGFSSVLRELGLPAEDTVLALVSFNVGIELAQLAFVALAIGPLLAAAKQPVAYERWLVRGGSLAIAAMASFWVVERVLGG